From one Gemmobacter sp. genomic stretch:
- a CDS encoding plasmid pRiA4b ORF-3 family protein, which produces MSEVITRVRIELAETTPLVWRELDLPLSTTLASLHDIIQVVMRWQDYHLHEFLIGDKVYGVPDRGDVVDERKVYKEQGLRLGALIERGVREFLYVYDFGDNWRHRITMDEPRPGDPGLEYPRFVVGARRAPPEDVGGITGFEEFLEAMAGTEHEQFQRMLSWYGEVFDPEDIEEHWIRMIIEDNFAARRRGPLKSHRTGKRPWNS; this is translated from the coding sequence GTGTCAGAAGTCATCACCCGCGTCCGGATCGAACTGGCAGAGACCACCCCCCTCGTCTGGCGGGAGCTTGATCTTCCCCTGTCGACCACGCTCGCAAGCCTGCACGACATCATTCAGGTGGTGATGCGGTGGCAGGACTATCATCTCCACGAATTCCTGATCGGCGACAAGGTCTACGGCGTTCCGGATCGGGGGGATGTCGTCGATGAGCGCAAGGTCTACAAGGAACAGGGTCTTCGCCTCGGTGCGCTGATCGAGCGCGGCGTGCGCGAATTCCTCTACGTCTATGACTTCGGCGACAACTGGCGGCACCGCATCACCATGGATGAACCAAGACCGGGCGACCCTGGTCTCGAATATCCGCGTTTCGTCGTAGGCGCCCGCCGCGCCCCCCCGGAAGATGTCGGCGGGATTACAGGCTTCGAGGAATTCCTCGAAGCGATGGCAGGTACCGAACACGAGCAGTTCCAGCGAATGCTCAGCTGGTACGGCGAGGTCTTCGACCCCGAGGATATCGAGGAACACTGGATCAGGATGATCATCGAGGACAATTTTGCCGCCCGACGGCGCGGCCCACTCAAGAGCCACCGCACCGGCAAGCGGCCATGGAACTCGTAG
- a CDS encoding type II toxin-antitoxin system RelE/ParE family toxin: protein MPHLIWSPAALRDVERLYRLLAEKHPGAARHAAKSIRESMNILRNQPGAGRPVEDMDPEFREWFITFGDSGYVSLYRFDGETAVVLAVRHQREAGY, encoded by the coding sequence ATGCCACATCTGATCTGGTCTCCCGCCGCGCTGCGGGATGTCGAACGGCTCTATCGCCTCCTTGCCGAAAAGCATCCTGGCGCTGCCCGACACGCTGCCAAATCGATCCGCGAGAGCATGAACATCCTGCGCAATCAGCCTGGTGCCGGGAGGCCGGTCGAGGATATGGACCCGGAATTCCGCGAGTGGTTCATTACCTTTGGCGACAGTGGCTATGTCTCGCTCTATCGGTTCGACGGCGAAACCGCAGTGGTCTTGGCCGTGCGCCATCAGCGCGAGGCTGGCTACTGA
- a CDS encoding head decoration protein — protein sequence MATLTEGRHAGGFLVWEVSRDYTRDTVTLTSGAGKLAPGTVLGKITTGGKFTQLAPAASNGSQTAAGILWGAADATDADAAAVVVLRGPAIVNRHEIIWPEGATEPQITAATAALAALGILLR from the coding sequence ATGGCCACGCTGACCGAAGGCAGACACGCGGGCGGCTTCCTCGTCTGGGAAGTCTCCCGCGACTATACCCGCGACACCGTCACGCTTACTTCCGGCGCCGGCAAGCTCGCCCCCGGCACGGTGCTCGGCAAGATAACCACGGGCGGCAAGTTCACCCAACTTGCCCCTGCCGCATCAAACGGCAGCCAGACCGCGGCCGGCATCCTCTGGGGTGCGGCGGACGCAACCGACGCCGATGCCGCCGCCGTCGTGGTCCTGCGCGGCCCGGCCATCGTCAACCGGCACGAGATCATCTGGCCCGAGGGGGCGACGGAGCCGCAGATCACCGCCGCCACCGCGGCGCTGGCCGCGCTCGGCATCCTGCTGCGCTGA
- a CDS encoding DUF6441 family protein: MKLGIDIVGDVARLLEAEVKAGENAVTTAMRLAGGGLKYAWRAQITGAGLGPRLARSIRSEQFPKGRPSLNAAALVWSKAPVIVSAHDTGPLIRSRNGFWLAIPTPAAGKSTRGSRITPGEWEHRTGLGLRFIYRRRGPSLLVAEGRMNTKGRAVASRSKTGRGLVTAPIFLLVPQVKLPKRLDLARDAERVAGGVPGLIVANWVEGRV, from the coding sequence ATGAAACTCGGCATCGACATCGTCGGCGATGTTGCCCGTCTGCTCGAGGCGGAGGTGAAGGCGGGCGAGAATGCCGTGACCACGGCGATGCGGCTTGCCGGGGGCGGGCTGAAGTATGCCTGGCGCGCGCAGATCACCGGCGCAGGTCTCGGGCCGCGCCTTGCGCGGAGCATCCGCTCCGAGCAGTTCCCGAAAGGCAGGCCCAGCCTCAACGCCGCCGCATTGGTCTGGTCGAAGGCACCCGTCATCGTCAGTGCCCATGACACCGGCCCATTGATCCGGTCGAGGAACGGGTTCTGGCTGGCAATCCCCACCCCGGCCGCAGGAAAAAGCACGAGGGGCAGCAGGATCACACCCGGCGAATGGGAACACCGCACCGGCCTGGGCCTCAGGTTCATCTACCGCCGCCGGGGACCCAGCCTGCTGGTGGCCGAGGGGCGGATGAACACAAAAGGCCGCGCCGTCGCGTCCCGGTCGAAGACCGGCCGGGGCCTGGTCACAGCGCCGATCTTCCTGCTGGTGCCGCAGGTGAAGCTGCCGAAGCGGCTGGATTTGGCGCGGGACGCAGAGCGGGTGGCGGGCGGTGTGCCAGGGTTGATCGTGGCGAACTGGGTAGAGGGGAGGGTATAA
- a CDS encoding head-tail joining protein, whose protein sequence is MSAFAAALDVLFTDANIGRAAIYIAEGGTPHLVRVVPRRADEVTSLGDARLWSETTRIDLRVTEVQNPRPGDRIEFEGEAFLIQGEPVRDRERLVWTVDLRPA, encoded by the coding sequence ATGTCGGCATTTGCGGCTGCGCTGGATGTGCTTTTCACCGATGCCAACATCGGCCGCGCCGCGATATACATCGCCGAGGGCGGGACGCCGCACCTCGTCCGCGTGGTTCCGCGCCGCGCGGATGAAGTCACCAGTCTTGGCGATGCCCGGCTCTGGTCAGAGACCACCCGGATCGACCTGCGCGTGACCGAAGTGCAAAACCCGCGCCCCGGCGACCGGATCGAGTTCGAGGGCGAGGCCTTCCTCATCCAGGGCGAGCCGGTTCGCGACCGCGAGCGGCTGGTCTGGACCGTCGATCTGAGGCCTGCATGA
- a CDS encoding CopG family ribbon-helix-helix protein — translation MNAVRPIAVKLDQDTRDRLKRLADAKDRSTHWMLREAVAQFVDREEKREAFRQAGMQAWQEYQATARHITHDEADAWLAKLEAGEEVAAPECHI, via the coding sequence ATGAACGCTGTCCGCCCCATCGCCGTAAAGCTCGATCAGGACACCCGTGACCGCCTCAAGCGGCTGGCGGATGCGAAGGACCGCTCCACCCACTGGATGCTGCGTGAGGCGGTGGCGCAGTTCGTCGATCGCGAGGAGAAGCGCGAAGCGTTCCGGCAGGCCGGGATGCAGGCCTGGCAGGAATATCAGGCTACGGCCAGGCACATCACACATGACGAAGCCGATGCCTGGCTTGCCAAGCTGGAAGCAGGCGAAGAGGTGGCTGCTCCTGAATGCCACATCTGA
- a CDS encoding phage portal protein: protein MAKRRLRGWNPPLENINALVASGGPKLLARARELVVTNGYAANACEAFAANLVGDGIKPSSLIEDAGLRDRVQKLWLAWTDEADADGLTDFYGLQAMVAREMFVAGECFVRLRPRRGEDGLIVPMQLQLLQSEMLPFEKTEVLPSGNRIRCGIEFDGIGRRVAYHFRRRHPGDSTDQRVAVPDTVRVPAGDVLHIYRPIDAGQIRGLPHVAPAMVRLFLLDQYDDAELDRKKTAAMFAGFITKTAPEDPMIGEGAADPDGAAMASLEPGTMQVLLPGEDVRFSSPADVGGGYEAFQYRTLLAVSASLGLPYHLVTGDVRQANYSSLRAELVEFRRRIGQLQHGVIVHQFCRPVWVRWMETAVLSGALDLPGFAAAPGRFRAAQWIPPRWDWVDPLKDIQAQVLAMEAGITSRRKVVEATGYDVEEVDRENAADARRSADLGLRYRTSPGETQGARATPSRRPEPETDGSGAGAEPEQE, encoded by the coding sequence ATGGCGAAGCGCCGGTTGCGGGGCTGGAACCCGCCCTTGGAGAACATCAATGCGCTCGTCGCCTCGGGCGGGCCAAAGCTTCTGGCTCGGGCGCGCGAGCTGGTGGTCACCAACGGCTACGCGGCGAATGCCTGCGAGGCCTTTGCCGCGAACCTGGTCGGCGACGGGATCAAGCCCTCGTCGCTGATCGAGGATGCGGGGCTTCGCGACCGGGTGCAGAAGCTCTGGCTGGCCTGGACCGACGAAGCTGATGCCGATGGGCTGACCGACTTCTATGGTCTGCAGGCCATGGTCGCGCGGGAGATGTTCGTGGCGGGCGAGTGCTTCGTGCGCCTGCGGCCCCGGCGTGGGGAAGACGGGCTGATCGTACCGATGCAGCTGCAGCTCCTGCAATCCGAGATGCTGCCATTCGAGAAGACGGAAGTGCTGCCTTCCGGCAACCGCATCCGCTGCGGGATCGAGTTCGACGGGATTGGTCGCCGCGTGGCCTATCACTTCCGCCGCCGCCACCCGGGGGACAGCACGGACCAGCGGGTGGCGGTGCCCGACACGGTTCGCGTTCCGGCCGGGGATGTGCTGCACATCTACCGCCCCATCGATGCGGGCCAGATCAGGGGCCTGCCGCATGTGGCGCCTGCCATGGTGCGGCTCTTTCTGCTTGACCAGTATGATGACGCGGAACTTGATCGGAAGAAGACGGCGGCGATGTTCGCGGGCTTCATCACCAAGACGGCACCCGAAGACCCCATGATAGGCGAAGGCGCCGCCGATCCAGACGGCGCCGCGATGGCCAGCCTCGAGCCCGGCACGATGCAGGTCCTGCTGCCGGGCGAGGATGTGAGGTTCTCGAGCCCGGCCGATGTGGGCGGGGGCTACGAGGCGTTCCAGTACCGCACGCTGCTCGCGGTCTCGGCCTCGCTCGGGTTGCCGTACCATCTGGTCACCGGCGATGTCCGGCAGGCGAACTATTCGAGTCTTCGGGCCGAACTCGTGGAGTTCCGCCGCCGCATCGGCCAGTTGCAGCATGGCGTGATCGTGCACCAGTTCTGCCGCCCGGTCTGGGTGCGCTGGATGGAGACGGCAGTGCTTTCGGGCGCGCTCGATTTGCCCGGGTTTGCTGCCGCGCCCGGCCGGTTTCGCGCCGCGCAATGGATCCCGCCGCGCTGGGACTGGGTCGATCCGCTGAAGGACATCCAGGCGCAGGTCCTGGCGATGGAGGCCGGGATCACCTCGCGACGCAAGGTGGTCGAGGCCACCGGCTACGACGTCGAGGAGGTCGACCGCGAGAATGCGGCGGATGCCAGGCGATCGGCCGATCTGGGCCTCCGATACCGGACCAGCCCCGGCGAGACGCAAGGCGCGCGGGCCACGCCCTCAAGGCGACCTGAACCGGAAACCGATGGGTCCGGCGCGGGCGCTGAACCCGAACAGGAGTGA
- a CDS encoding phage terminase large subunit family protein, with protein MYAPTSTSLPRSGPTSGDDDGLTDFDGAGEILRAWGNGLRPDPDLTVSEWADRHRMLSGRASAEPGRYRTARTPYMREIMDRLSPGDSTQRIVFMKAAQVGATEAGNNWIGFAIHQAPGPMLAVQPTVELAKRNSRQRIDPLIDESPELRERVKPARSRDAGNTMLSKEFAGGILIMTGANSAVGLRSTPARYIFLDEVDAYPASADEEGDPVTLAEARSLTFAHRRKVFLVSTPTIRGLSRIEREFEASDQRRFFVPCPHCGAMQWLKFDRLRWQKGRPETAEYCCESCDAAIAEHHKTAMLEGGEWRATATAADPTTVGYHLSALYSPIGWLSWQRIVRAWDAAQGSDEAIKAFRNTILGETWVESGEAPDWQRLYDRREAWKPGTVPAGGLFLTAGADVQKDRIEVDVWAWARGLESWLVDHVVIDGGPGDPACWQALTALLGKVWTHASGQHLTIARLAIDTGYETSAVYGWARQVGFAQVAPVKGLEGFNRSSPVTGPTYVDATIGGKRLRRGARLWSVATSTFKAETYRFLRQDRSTPEEISAGASFPAGTVHLPGWTDGEWLKQLTAEQLITVKSKRGFSKLEWQKLRERNEALDCRIYARAAAWIVGVDRWPEARWQELEQQLDVAAPEVSGGPSGKPPARPSARRRTVRSSYML; from the coding sequence ATGTACGCGCCCACCTCGACGAGCTTGCCGAGGTCCGGCCCGACTTCCGGTGATGATGATGGCCTGACGGACTTCGATGGCGCGGGCGAGATCCTACGCGCCTGGGGCAACGGGCTGCGGCCCGACCCGGACCTGACCGTCTCGGAATGGGCGGACCGGCACCGGATGCTCTCGGGCCGCGCCTCGGCCGAACCGGGGCGCTACCGTACGGCGCGCACGCCCTACATGCGCGAGATCATGGACCGGCTGTCGCCCGGCGATTCCACGCAGCGCATCGTGTTCATGAAGGCGGCACAGGTCGGCGCGACCGAGGCGGGCAACAACTGGATCGGCTTTGCCATCCACCAGGCGCCAGGCCCGATGCTCGCCGTCCAGCCGACAGTGGAACTCGCCAAGCGCAACTCGCGGCAGCGGATCGACCCGCTGATCGATGAGAGCCCGGAACTGCGGGAGCGGGTCAAACCGGCCCGGTCTCGAGACGCGGGCAACACGATGCTGTCGAAAGAGTTCGCGGGCGGCATCCTGATAATGACCGGTGCGAACTCGGCGGTCGGGCTGCGGTCCACCCCGGCGCGCTACATCTTCCTCGACGAGGTCGATGCCTATCCGGCCTCGGCCGACGAGGAAGGTGATCCGGTCACGCTGGCGGAGGCCCGGTCGCTGACCTTCGCGCACCGGCGCAAGGTGTTCCTGGTCTCGACGCCCACCATCCGAGGGCTGTCGCGCATCGAGCGGGAATTCGAGGCCAGCGACCAGCGGCGGTTCTTCGTGCCGTGCCCGCATTGCGGGGCGATGCAGTGGCTGAAGTTCGACCGGCTGCGCTGGCAGAAGGGCCGCCCGGAGACGGCGGAATATTGCTGCGAGAGCTGCGACGCGGCCATCGCGGAGCACCACAAGACGGCGATGCTGGAGGGCGGCGAATGGCGGGCGACCGCCACGGCCGCCGATCCGACCACGGTCGGGTACCACCTCTCGGCGCTCTATTCGCCGATCGGCTGGCTGAGCTGGCAGCGGATCGTGCGGGCCTGGGACGCAGCCCAAGGGTCGGACGAGGCGATCAAGGCGTTCCGCAACACCATCCTCGGCGAGACATGGGTCGAGAGTGGCGAAGCCCCTGACTGGCAGCGGCTCTACGACCGGCGCGAGGCTTGGAAACCGGGTACCGTTCCTGCGGGCGGGTTGTTCCTGACCGCCGGGGCCGACGTGCAGAAGGACCGGATCGAGGTCGATGTCTGGGCTTGGGCCCGGGGCTTGGAAAGCTGGCTGGTCGATCATGTCGTGATCGACGGCGGCCCCGGCGATCCGGCTTGCTGGCAGGCGCTGACGGCGCTGCTGGGCAAGGTCTGGACACATGCCAGCGGCCAGCACCTGACCATCGCGCGACTGGCCATCGATACCGGCTACGAGACCAGCGCGGTCTATGGCTGGGCCCGACAGGTCGGGTTTGCGCAGGTCGCGCCGGTCAAGGGGCTCGAGGGCTTCAACCGGTCGAGTCCGGTTACGGGGCCGACCTATGTTGATGCCACGATCGGCGGGAAACGCCTGCGCCGCGGGGCGCGGCTCTGGTCGGTGGCAACCTCGACCTTCAAGGCCGAGACCTATCGCTTCCTGCGGCAGGACCGGTCAACGCCGGAGGAGATCTCGGCCGGTGCCTCGTTCCCGGCGGGAACGGTGCATCTGCCGGGTTGGACCGACGGCGAATGGCTGAAACAGCTGACGGCGGAACAGCTGATCACGGTGAAGTCGAAGCGCGGGTTCAGCAAGCTGGAATGGCAGAAGCTGCGCGAACGCAACGAGGCGCTGGATTGCCGCATCTACGCCCGCGCTGCCGCCTGGATCGTGGGGGTGGATCGTTGGCCGGAGGCCCGCTGGCAGGAATTGGAGCAGCAGCTGGACGTTGCTGCCCCAGAGGTCTCAGGCGGCCCGTCGGGGAAACCGCCGGCACGACCATCGGCGCGGCGGCGCACAGTGCGCTCGAGCTACATGCTGTGA
- a CDS encoding acyl-CoA transferase — translation MPSTREAILAALHARLSALPATALRGDVLPERLPAAGLLILRDGEPGEPEVTLSPLRYHYQHRAEVEAVVQGTRRDPGFDTLCASVGAALAADRTLGGLCDWLEAEAPRPVDLPVDGAASLKAAVIPIILHYSTADPLG, via the coding sequence ATGCCCTCCACCCGCGAAGCCATCCTCGCCGCGCTGCACGCGCGGCTCTCGGCGCTGCCCGCCACCGCCTTGCGCGGCGATGTGCTGCCTGAGCGCCTGCCCGCCGCAGGCCTCCTGATCCTGCGCGACGGCGAGCCGGGGGAGCCGGAGGTCACGCTGTCACCACTGCGCTATCACTACCAGCACCGGGCAGAGGTTGAAGCTGTGGTGCAGGGCACGAGGCGGGACCCGGGTTTCGACACGCTCTGCGCCAGCGTGGGTGCTGCGTTGGCCGCCGACCGCACGCTGGGCGGCCTCTGCGACTGGCTCGAGGCGGAAGCGCCGCGACCGGTCGATCTGCCGGTGGATGGCGCGGCGAGTCTGAAGGCGGCGGTGATTCCGATCATCTTGCACTACTCGACGGCCGATCCGCTCGGGTAG
- a CDS encoding major capsid protein yields the protein MATMDIFEGDAFSIIELTRALENIPFKPAILSGSGLFGARGVRSRTVMIESRDGTLSLIPFSERGSAYESQVPERRDMRAFVVRQFKKQDVLWASEIQGIRDFGSETAVQQVQTEIARKMRALRNDAEATFEFHLFNGIQGVVKDPRDGATVVNYHTEFGITPATEVDFDLDNASPASGALRKRCQALIESVEDSLGGLAAGQIQLRAECGSAFFADLVAHKEVRETYLNTAAAADLRGRVGEEVSFGGITFRRYRGGLGFGVPTDKAYFYPEGVEGLFEIYYAPADTFETVNTIGLPLYARMIPDRDREEWVRLEIESNPLPICTRPQVLRSARRT from the coding sequence ATGGCGACCATGGACATCTTTGAAGGCGATGCCTTCTCGATCATCGAACTGACCCGCGCGCTGGAAAACATCCCCTTCAAGCCAGCGATCCTGTCTGGCTCCGGGCTCTTCGGGGCGCGTGGCGTGCGGTCGCGCACCGTGATGATCGAGAGCCGCGACGGCACCCTCTCGCTGATCCCGTTCTCTGAGCGTGGCTCGGCCTATGAGAGCCAAGTCCCCGAACGCCGCGACATGCGCGCCTTCGTCGTGCGCCAGTTCAAGAAGCAGGACGTGCTCTGGGCTTCGGAAATTCAGGGCATCCGTGACTTCGGTTCGGAGACGGCGGTCCAGCAGGTGCAGACCGAGATCGCCCGCAAGATGCGCGCGTTGCGCAACGATGCCGAAGCCACTTTCGAGTTCCACCTCTTCAACGGTATTCAGGGTGTGGTGAAGGACCCTCGCGATGGGGCGACGGTCGTCAACTACCACACCGAGTTCGGCATCACGCCTGCCACGGAGGTCGACTTCGACCTCGACAACGCCAGCCCCGCCTCGGGCGCGCTCAGGAAGCGCTGCCAGGCGCTGATCGAAAGCGTCGAGGACAGTCTTGGCGGACTGGCGGCTGGCCAGATTCAGCTGCGCGCGGAATGCGGCTCGGCCTTCTTCGCCGATCTCGTGGCCCACAAGGAGGTGCGCGAGACCTATCTCAATACCGCTGCCGCCGCCGATCTGCGCGGTCGAGTGGGCGAGGAGGTCAGCTTCGGCGGCATCACCTTCCGCCGCTACCGGGGCGGGCTTGGCTTCGGCGTGCCGACCGACAAGGCCTACTTCTACCCCGAGGGGGTCGAGGGGCTGTTCGAGATCTACTACGCCCCGGCCGACACCTTCGAGACGGTGAATACCATCGGCCTGCCGCTTTATGCGCGCATGATCCCGGACCGGGACCGCGAAGAATGGGTACGGCTGGAGATCGAGAGCAATCCGCTGCCGATCTGCACCCGCCCGCAGGTGCTGCGCAGCGCACGGCGGACGTAA
- a CDS encoding phage head-tail joining protein, producing the protein MPTITDLRTRREALAAQRASGVARVSYDGKTVDYRSVAEIDRAIEALDREIASAEGRRIVRQVRVTTAKGL; encoded by the coding sequence ATGCCCACAATCACCGACCTTCGCACCCGCCGTGAGGCGCTGGCCGCACAGCGCGCCTCGGGCGTGGCCCGGGTCAGCTATGACGGCAAGACCGTGGATTACCGCTCTGTGGCGGAAATCGACCGGGCCATCGAGGCGCTGGATCGCGAGATCGCCTCGGCCGAAGGGCGGCGGATCGTGCGCCAGGTCCGCGTGACGACAGCGAAGGGGCTCTGA
- a CDS encoding DUF3489 domain-containing protein, which yields MNKLSDTQALILSAAAQRPEHIALPLPESLRGGAAAKVVGAMIAKGFLQEVDADMRKGEPMWRESGDGHGVTLVATDAGLAAIGIEPEDANAAPTGATDAPTEEPAPDTPTEPKAAPKTRTPREGTKQATLIAMLRAPDGATIEEIMAATGWQSHTVRGAMAGALKKKLGLEVTSEKVENRGRVYKLPAA from the coding sequence ATGAACAAGCTTTCCGACACCCAAGCCCTGATCCTGAGCGCCGCCGCCCAGCGGCCCGAGCACATCGCCCTGCCGCTGCCCGAGAGCCTGCGCGGCGGCGCTGCCGCCAAGGTGGTTGGCGCGATGATCGCAAAGGGGTTCCTGCAGGAGGTCGACGCCGACATGCGCAAGGGCGAGCCCATGTGGCGCGAGAGCGGGGACGGCCACGGCGTCACGCTGGTCGCCACCGACGCAGGCCTCGCCGCCATCGGGATCGAGCCCGAGGACGCGAACGCCGCACCCACGGGCGCGACGGACGCGCCGACCGAGGAGCCCGCGCCGGACACCCCCACAGAACCGAAGGCTGCGCCCAAGACGCGCACACCGCGCGAGGGCACGAAACAAGCCACGCTGATCGCGATGCTGCGCGCGCCGGACGGCGCGACCATCGAGGAGATCATGGCCGCGACGGGCTGGCAGTCGCACACGGTGCGCGGCGCGATGGCCGGGGCGCTGAAGAAGAAGCTCGGGCTCGAGGTAACCTCGGAGAAGGTCGAGAACCGGGGGCGCGTGTACAAGCTCCCTGCAGCCTGA
- a CDS encoding head maturation protease, ClpP-related, whose amino-acid sequence MKTWYTIRARGTGAEVLIYDEIGAYGVSAKGFLAELGALPDGVPIDLRLNSPGGSVFDAVAIYNALQRHNGSITVWIDGIAASAASYVAMAGDEIVMPENAFLMIHDPSGLVMGTAADMREMADTMDKIAGSMIRGYAARSGRTEEEITALMAAETWFDAQEALDAGLASRMIEPVRIAASFDIARFRNAPPALLREVAETVAASNGFEADPDLTTQATPPTAPGSDVGKHNITSDDTTTPVEDPSAPMGQSEGVSGADTLPSGGAAVTTAPDARTIRAEAIAHARAVIDLCRLAGQPQMAGRFLEEDASLDAVRTKLLAVKAEAEPQISPHHPQLGPAPSARPWGDVIARTFKQKG is encoded by the coding sequence ATGAAAACCTGGTACACGATCCGCGCCCGGGGCACTGGCGCGGAAGTGCTGATCTATGACGAAATCGGCGCATACGGCGTTTCGGCGAAGGGGTTTCTGGCCGAACTCGGTGCGCTGCCGGATGGGGTGCCGATCGACCTGCGGCTGAACAGCCCCGGCGGCTCAGTCTTCGATGCGGTGGCCATCTACAACGCGCTGCAGCGGCACAACGGCTCGATCACCGTCTGGATCGACGGCATCGCGGCCTCGGCGGCCTCCTATGTGGCCATGGCGGGCGACGAGATCGTCATGCCCGAGAACGCCTTCCTGATGATCCACGACCCCTCGGGGCTGGTCATGGGCACGGCTGCCGACATGCGCGAGATGGCCGACACCATGGACAAGATCGCGGGCAGCATGATCCGCGGCTATGCGGCGCGTTCGGGGCGCACCGAGGAAGAGATCACCGCCCTGATGGCGGCCGAGACCTGGTTCGACGCACAGGAGGCGCTCGACGCGGGCCTTGCCAGCCGCATGATCGAACCGGTGCGGATTGCCGCCAGCTTCGATATCGCGCGGTTCCGCAACGCGCCGCCTGCGCTGCTCCGGGAAGTCGCCGAAACCGTTGCCGCCTCCAACGGTTTTGAAGCCGATCCGGATCTGACAACGCAGGCAACTCCGCCGACGGCGCCCGGAAGTGATGTTGGGAAACACAACATCACGTCGGACGACACCACAACGCCAGTAGAGGATCCATCGGCGCCGATGGGGCAAAGCGAGGGTGTTTCAGGTGCCGACACCCTCCCGTCCGGGGGTGCCGCTGTCACCACCGCCCCTGACGCCCGCACGATCCGTGCCGAGGCCATCGCGCATGCCCGTGCGGTGATCGACCTCTGCCGCCTCGCGGGCCAACCGCAGATGGCCGGGCGTTTCCTCGAAGAGGACGCCAGCCTCGATGCGGTTCGCACAAAGCTGCTCGCCGTTAAGGCCGAGGCCGAACCACAAATCAGCCCCCATCACCCGCAACTCGGGCCCGCGCCCAGTGCCCGCCCTTGGGGCGACGTGATCGCCCGCACCTTCAAGCAGAAAGGATAA
- a CDS encoding DUF1186 domain-containing protein, producing MTPTEILRDLARNDIFPKEAMAAASAQRDVMAPIFVDLLDRISQQRSGSMTDADLMALIPVAYLLGQWREARAYRPLLRLMRRSTRTLDSTLGDAVTESAFRMIAGAFDGDLDPLFEAIMDLRADEFARSAMMSALVLLAELHPARRPVIESFIRSFLTHQPKAPTDLLIGWTEAVADLGLEDMTDVVRAVFDKGQIPKDFCSFSDFLADLEATRVAGGIPANRRYRLGLIEDAVEELSRWYCYTDAYFEKQKARKEEPDPRVIPMANFWRNPAPSVGRNDPCPCGSGKKFKKCCLQ from the coding sequence ATGACCCCCACCGAAATCCTGCGCGACCTTGCGCGAAACGACATTTTCCCCAAGGAGGCCATGGCCGCCGCCTCGGCGCAGCGCGACGTGATGGCACCGATCTTCGTCGATCTGCTCGATCGGATCAGTCAGCAGCGATCCGGCTCCATGACGGACGCCGATCTGATGGCCTTGATCCCGGTCGCCTATCTGCTGGGGCAGTGGCGCGAGGCACGCGCGTACCGCCCGCTTCTGCGCTTGATGCGCCGCTCGACCCGGACACTCGATTCCACGCTAGGCGACGCGGTCACCGAAAGCGCGTTTCGCATGATTGCGGGCGCCTTCGATGGCGATCTCGATCCTCTGTTCGAGGCGATCATGGATCTGCGCGCGGATGAATTCGCCCGCAGCGCAATGATGAGCGCCCTCGTCCTGCTGGCGGAGTTGCACCCCGCGCGACGGCCGGTGATCGAGAGCTTCATACGCAGTTTCCTTACCCATCAGCCCAAAGCCCCGACCGATCTGCTCATCGGCTGGACCGAGGCTGTGGCAGACCTTGGGCTAGAGGACATGACCGACGTCGTGCGCGCGGTCTTCGACAAGGGACAAATCCCGAAGGATTTCTGCAGCTTTTCGGATTTCCTTGCCGATCTTGAAGCAACGCGCGTGGCCGGGGGTATTCCTGCTAATCGCCGCTACCGCCTGGGCCTGATCGAGGACGCAGTCGAAGAGCTGTCGCGCTGGTACTGCTACACTGACGCCTATTTCGAGAAGCAAAAGGCGCGGAAAGAAGAGCCAGACCCGCGCGTAATCCCCATGGCGAACTTCTGGCGCAACCCGGCGCCATCAGTCGGCCGGAACGATCCTTGCCCATGCGGCAGCGGAAAGAAGTTCAAGAAATGCTGTCTTCAGTAA